In Saccharomonospora marina XMU15, one genomic interval encodes:
- the ndk gene encoding nucleoside-diphosphate kinase: protein MSERTLVLVKPDGVKRGLVGEVISRIERKGLTLAAMDLRAVERSVAEEHYAEHKDKPFFGELLEFITSGPVVAIAVEGPRAISAFRQLAGGTDPVDKATPGTLRGDFALETQFNLVHGSDSPESAERELKLWFPDL from the coding sequence GTGAGTGAGCGCACGTTGGTTCTGGTCAAGCCCGACGGCGTCAAGCGGGGCCTCGTCGGCGAGGTCATCTCGCGTATCGAACGCAAGGGACTGACCCTCGCCGCGATGGACCTGCGCGCCGTCGAGCGGTCGGTGGCCGAGGAGCATTACGCCGAACACAAGGACAAGCCCTTCTTCGGCGAACTGCTCGAGTTCATCACCTCCGGTCCGGTCGTGGCCATCGCCGTGGAAGGCCCCCGTGCCATCTCGGCGTTTCGGCAGCTGGCCGGGGGCACCGATCCGGTTGACAAGGCCACCCCCGGCACGCTGCGCGGCGACTTCGCGCTCGAAACGCAGTTCAACCTGGTGCACGGCTCCGACTCGCCGGAGTCGGCCGAGCGGGAGCTGAAACTCTGGTTCCCCGACCTGTGA
- a CDS encoding translation initiation factor IF-2 N-terminal domain-containing protein, whose product MSNAETPAENAGGTTATSTAAALAELPNRIRVHALAKLLGASSREVLAKLADLGEEARSPQSGVHKDVALKVAESLGVLDSALAETAAPATGAAAEPGESQDTAQAVSSQPPPVAATPPPVAPAEPSTPPQPVATPVFAAPSPVFLPPEPVAAEQPSRAKPQQAEEDQDAGHSREEPSGDSGDDGDSGDSGDSGDSGESGGRRRRRRGRRGRGRGKGGEELADEQESSDTAAGGEDKQQEEKAESAPSKPEDGGEAEESESASKRRRRRRRRKSGDDDATEATPDDPPNTVTHVRDSKSEAKSEAKSEAKTEAKTEPRDGVRSVRGSTRLEAKRQRRRDGREAGRRRAPILSEAEFLARRESVERTMVVAERGDSTQIGVLEDGVLVEHFVTSSGSGSIVGNVYLGRVQNVLPSMEAAFIDIGRGRNAVLYAGEVDWDAAGLEGKARKIEQALATGDNVLVQVTKDPVGHKGARLTTQISLPGRFLVYVPAGGATGISRKLPENERRRLKDILKRIVPEDAGVIIRTASEGISEEELARDVRRLKAQWEVIKEKAESASGKKSGAPALLYEEPDLLVKVVRDLFTEDFAKLEVQGDTAWETIHAYVDHVAPDLSDRLKRYAGKGDVFADYRIDEQLTKALDRKVWLPSGGYLVIDRTEAMTVIDVNTGKFTGSGGNLEETVTRNNLESAEEIVRQLRLRDIGGIIVIDFIDMVLESNRDLVLRRLTECLGRDRTRHQVAEVTSLGLVQMTRKRVGTGLLEAFSTTCEHCKGRGVIVSSEPQRGAGNGGGGGGGGQSRRSRNKAKAEEAESKSAEPVPTPEQRESVVSAVQAMANASKSAGKSDDGGQGEEAPKLNGHAQEQQPRAEVTEPETARERAKESRARHRRVARPQRSPEPAQEAHEEETAPPAEQTRPSTSATSEPEQETTSAAPQASAEQEPRAKAEPEAEASVPVPATRTTTRRPRRAATRPAGPPVHAQENGS is encoded by the coding sequence ATGTCGAACGCGGAGACACCCGCCGAGAACGCTGGCGGGACTACCGCCACATCCACAGCCGCTGCGCTGGCGGAACTGCCGAACAGGATCAGGGTCCACGCCTTGGCCAAGCTGCTCGGCGCCAGCAGCCGCGAGGTGCTGGCCAAGCTCGCAGACCTGGGCGAGGAAGCCCGCAGCCCGCAGTCAGGGGTTCACAAGGACGTGGCACTCAAGGTGGCCGAATCGCTCGGGGTGCTCGACAGCGCTCTGGCCGAGACGGCCGCGCCCGCGACCGGGGCGGCCGCCGAGCCCGGTGAGTCGCAAGACACGGCACAGGCGGTGTCCTCACAGCCGCCGCCGGTCGCCGCGACGCCACCGCCGGTGGCTCCGGCAGAGCCGAGTACGCCACCGCAGCCAGTTGCCACCCCGGTGTTCGCGGCGCCGTCCCCGGTGTTCCTGCCGCCGGAGCCGGTCGCGGCGGAACAGCCGTCGCGTGCCAAGCCGCAGCAGGCCGAAGAAGACCAGGATGCCGGGCACAGCCGGGAGGAACCGTCCGGCGATTCCGGCGACGACGGCGATTCCGGCGATTCCGGCGATTCCGGCGACTCCGGTGAGAGTGGCGGTCGCAGGCGGCGCCGTCGCGGACGTCGTGGCCGGGGCCGAGGCAAGGGTGGCGAGGAGCTGGCCGACGAGCAGGAGAGCTCCGACACCGCGGCAGGTGGCGAGGACAAGCAGCAGGAGGAGAAGGCCGAATCCGCCCCGAGCAAGCCGGAGGACGGTGGCGAGGCAGAAGAGTCGGAGTCGGCGAGCAAGCGTCGACGCAGGCGGCGGCGCCGTAAGAGCGGCGACGACGACGCCACCGAGGCGACCCCGGACGACCCACCGAACACGGTCACCCACGTCCGTGACTCCAAGTCCGAGGCCAAGTCCGAAGCCAAGTCCGAGGCCAAGACCGAGGCCAAGACCGAGCCACGTGACGGTGTCCGCAGCGTTCGTGGGTCGACCCGGCTCGAGGCCAAGCGGCAGCGGCGAAGGGACGGCAGGGAGGCGGGGCGCAGGCGCGCGCCGATCTTGTCGGAGGCGGAGTTCCTCGCCCGACGTGAATCGGTCGAGCGCACCATGGTCGTCGCCGAGCGGGGAGACTCCACCCAGATCGGCGTACTCGAGGACGGTGTGCTCGTCGAGCACTTCGTCACCTCTTCGGGCAGCGGCTCGATCGTCGGTAACGTCTACCTCGGCCGGGTGCAGAACGTGTTGCCCTCGATGGAGGCCGCGTTCATCGACATCGGCAGGGGCCGCAACGCCGTCCTCTACGCCGGTGAGGTGGACTGGGACGCCGCCGGGCTGGAGGGCAAGGCCCGCAAGATCGAGCAGGCGCTCGCCACCGGCGACAACGTGCTGGTTCAGGTCACCAAGGACCCGGTCGGGCACAAGGGTGCCAGGCTCACCACCCAGATCTCGCTACCTGGGCGGTTCCTGGTGTACGTCCCGGCAGGTGGCGCCACCGGCATCTCGCGCAAGCTGCCGGAGAACGAGCGGCGCAGGCTCAAGGACATCCTGAAGCGGATCGTGCCCGAGGACGCGGGCGTGATCATCCGGACCGCGTCGGAGGGCATCAGCGAGGAGGAACTCGCCAGGGACGTGCGCAGGCTGAAGGCGCAGTGGGAGGTCATCAAGGAGAAGGCCGAGTCCGCCTCCGGTAAGAAGTCCGGCGCGCCCGCGCTGCTCTACGAGGAGCCCGACCTGCTGGTCAAGGTGGTGCGGGACCTGTTCACCGAGGACTTCGCCAAGCTGGAGGTGCAGGGCGACACCGCGTGGGAGACCATCCACGCCTACGTCGACCACGTCGCCCCCGACCTTTCCGACCGCCTCAAGCGCTACGCGGGCAAGGGCGACGTCTTCGCCGACTACCGCATCGACGAGCAACTCACCAAGGCGCTGGACAGGAAGGTGTGGCTGCCCTCGGGCGGGTACCTGGTCATCGACCGCACCGAGGCGATGACGGTGATCGATGTCAACACCGGCAAGTTCACCGGCTCCGGCGGCAACCTGGAAGAGACCGTCACCCGCAACAACCTCGAGTCCGCCGAGGAGATCGTCCGCCAGCTGCGGCTGCGCGACATCGGCGGCATCATCGTGATCGACTTCATCGACATGGTGCTGGAATCCAACCGAGACCTGGTGCTGCGAAGGCTCACCGAGTGCCTCGGCAGGGACCGCACCCGGCACCAGGTCGCCGAGGTGACCTCGCTCGGCCTCGTGCAGATGACCCGCAAGCGCGTGGGTACCGGGCTGCTGGAGGCTTTCTCGACGACGTGTGAGCACTGCAAGGGCCGTGGTGTGATCGTCTCGTCGGAACCGCAGCGCGGTGCGGGCAACGGCGGCGGCGGAGGAGGCGGTGGTCAGTCGCGACGGTCGCGAAACAAGGCCAAGGCCGAGGAGGCGGAGTCGAAGTCGGCGGAGCCGGTTCCGACACCCGAGCAGCGCGAGTCCGTGGTGTCGGCGGTCCAGGCGATGGCCAACGCCTCCAAGTCGGCAGGCAAGTCCGACGACGGCGGGCAGGGTGAGGAAGCTCCGAAGCTCAACGGCCACGCTCAGGAGCAGCAACCACGGGCGGAGGTGACCGAACCCGAGACCGCACGCGAGCGGGCGAAGGAGTCGAGGGCCAGGCACCGGCGGGTGGCCAGACCGCAGCGCAGCCCGGAGCCCGCCCAGGAGGCACACGAGGAGGAGACGGCACCACCGGCGGAGCAGACCCGGCCGAGCACGTCGGCTACCTCCGAGCCGGAGCAGGAAACCACGTCGGCGGCACCGCAAGCCTCGGCGGAGCAGGAACCGCGGGCCAAGGCCGAACCCGAGGCGGAGGCATCCGTTCCCGTGCCCGCCACGCGCACCACCACACGGAGGCCACGCCGCGCGGCCACCCGGCCCGCGGGCCCACCGGTGCACGCTCAGGAGAACGGCTCATGA
- the rplU gene encoding 50S ribosomal protein L21: protein MSAYAVVKTGGKQYKVAVGDVVEVEKLEGEPGTEHTFPAVLVVDGDEVTTDVDTLAKVSVTGRVVEQTKGPKIRIHKFKNKTGYHKRQGHRQRLTRVEVTGINK from the coding sequence GTGTCGGCGTATGCAGTCGTCAAGACCGGCGGCAAGCAGTACAAGGTCGCCGTTGGCGATGTCGTCGAGGTCGAGAAGCTCGAGGGCGAGCCGGGCACCGAGCACACCTTCCCCGCCGTCCTGGTGGTCGACGGCGACGAGGTCACGACGGACGTCGACACGCTGGCGAAGGTCTCGGTCACCGGCAGGGTCGTCGAGCAGACCAAGGGTCCCAAGATCCGCATCCACAAGTTCAAGAACAAGACCGGCTACCACAAGCGGCAGGGTCACCGGCAGCGGTTGACCCGCGTCGAGGTCACCGGCATCAACAAGTAA
- a CDS encoding DUF4233 domain-containing protein — MSEDQRSGTEPAAPPAKDPMKSFRGVQAGILVIEAIVVGLALPVVAQLGAGISSLQGWTVIGIAAALLLSCAVLRRPWSMWVILALQAGLIAFVVALPSVAVIGVLFLAVWLWLMWLRHDVATRMAQGRLPSQQQDC; from the coding sequence ATGAGTGAGGATCAGCGGTCCGGTACGGAGCCCGCGGCACCGCCCGCCAAGGACCCGATGAAGTCGTTCCGGGGTGTGCAGGCGGGCATCCTGGTCATCGAGGCCATCGTGGTGGGGCTCGCGTTGCCGGTTGTCGCCCAACTCGGCGCGGGCATCAGCAGTCTGCAGGGCTGGACGGTGATCGGCATCGCCGCCGCGCTCCTGCTGTCGTGCGCGGTCCTGCGCAGACCCTGGTCGATGTGGGTGATCCTGGCGCTGCAGGCGGGGCTGATCGCGTTCGTGGTCGCACTGCCATCGGTGGCGGTCATCGGAGTGCTCTTCCTCGCCGTGTGGCTGTGGTTGATGTGGCTGCGCCACGACGTCGCCACTCGCATGGCGCAGGGACGGTTACCGAGCCAGCAGCAGGATTGCTGA
- a CDS encoding alkaline phosphatase D family protein, producing MSEQNPLPRRGVLKAGVLGAGVVATGVLGATPAAALIRAGRPRLTHGVQSGDVSSHSAIVWTRADRPSRMVVEIARDPSFRRARVVRGPVLSPRTGGTGKVRLTGLPKGAEVHYRVTAEDLDGRATSAPLTGRFRTAPTRRDDVRLVWSGDVAGQGWGINPDIGGMTAYAAMAARQPDLFLHNGDSVYADGPLTETVSLPDGRTWRNIVTSEKARVAQTLDEYRGQFAYNLLDENVRAFAAAVPSYVQWDDHEVVNNWYPGEILDLPQYTEKRVDVLARRAFQAFHEWQPIDAKAAVDGRVYRSFGYGPVEVFVLDMRSYKDANTSDRTRPGSVLGSRQANWLVRALASSKATWKIVQADLPVGLVVPDGNDIEGVSNGLPGAPGGRESELAWVLSEISRRRVHNVVWLTADVHYTAAHHYSPDRAAFGDFEPFWEFVSGPLNAGAFGPNNLDPTFGPEAVFVHAPPTPNTSPMDGYQHFGEVNVNATTGELTVDLRDGTGAALWSKTLRPRRREGDG from the coding sequence ATGAGTGAACAAAACCCCCTTCCCCGCCGAGGCGTGCTCAAGGCAGGTGTGCTCGGCGCGGGCGTCGTGGCCACCGGTGTGCTCGGCGCGACACCGGCCGCCGCGCTGATCCGCGCGGGACGGCCGCGGTTGACGCACGGCGTGCAGTCCGGCGACGTCTCGTCACACTCCGCGATCGTGTGGACCAGGGCCGATCGCCCGTCGCGCATGGTGGTCGAGATCGCGCGCGACCCCTCCTTCCGCAGGGCGCGGGTGGTGCGGGGTCCGGTGCTGTCCCCGCGTACCGGCGGCACCGGCAAGGTGCGCCTCACCGGGCTGCCGAAGGGCGCCGAGGTGCACTACCGGGTCACCGCCGAGGACCTCGACGGGCGGGCCACCAGCGCACCGCTGACCGGCCGGTTCCGCACCGCGCCGACCCGCCGCGACGACGTGCGGCTGGTGTGGTCGGGCGACGTCGCGGGCCAGGGCTGGGGCATCAACCCCGACATCGGCGGTATGACCGCGTACGCGGCGATGGCCGCGCGGCAGCCGGACCTCTTCCTGCACAACGGCGACAGCGTGTACGCCGACGGGCCGCTCACCGAGACCGTGTCGCTGCCGGACGGGCGCACCTGGCGCAACATCGTCACGTCGGAGAAGGCACGGGTGGCGCAGACCCTCGACGAGTACCGGGGGCAGTTCGCCTACAACCTGCTCGACGAGAACGTGCGTGCCTTCGCCGCCGCCGTGCCCAGCTACGTGCAGTGGGACGACCACGAGGTCGTGAACAACTGGTACCCCGGTGAGATCCTCGACCTGCCGCAGTACACCGAGAAGCGGGTGGACGTGCTGGCGCGGCGGGCGTTCCAGGCCTTCCACGAGTGGCAGCCCATCGACGCGAAAGCGGCCGTCGACGGCAGGGTGTACCGCAGCTTCGGCTACGGGCCGGTCGAGGTCTTCGTGCTTGACATGCGCAGTTACAAGGACGCCAACACCTCCGACCGCACCCGACCGGGCTCGGTGCTGGGCAGCAGGCAGGCGAACTGGTTGGTGCGTGCGCTGGCGAGCAGCAAGGCCACCTGGAAGATCGTCCAGGCTGATCTGCCCGTCGGGCTTGTCGTACCCGACGGCAACGACATCGAGGGCGTGTCCAACGGCCTGCCCGGCGCCCCCGGCGGCCGTGAGAGCGAACTCGCCTGGGTGCTCTCGGAGATCTCCAGGCGCCGGGTGCACAACGTGGTGTGGCTGACGGCCGACGTGCATTACACGGCGGCGCACCACTACTCGCCCGACCGCGCCGCCTTCGGCGACTTCGAGCCGTTCTGGGAGTTCGTGTCCGGTCCGCTCAACGCGGGCGCGTTCGGGCCGAACAACCTCGATCCCACCTTCGGACCCGAGGCGGTGTTCGTACACGCGCCGCCGACGCCCAACACCTCACCGATGGACGGCTACCAGCACTTCGGTGAGGTGAACGTGAACGCAACCACCGGGGAGTTGACGGTCGACCTGCGCGACGGCACCGGCGCGGCGCTGTGGTCGAAGACCCTGCGGCCACGCCGTCGGGAAGGTGACGGTTAG
- a CDS encoding ABC transporter permease gives MTLLESRPRRGLLPRVLPPGLYSGHAKAIIERSALSYSRGWLVFVSGLVEPLFYLLAFQIGFGRLVSAVTGPGGQPMSYVAFVAPALLAASAMNGAVFDSTFGVFFKFRYDRTYDAMLATPIGPFDIALGEIGWAVLRGGLYALAFFGVMTGMGLVVSPWALLLVPVALLVSFAFASVGMACATFLRSPSQFDFIQLAVVPMFLFSTTFYPLTVYPEALRVVVQCLPLYHGVELTRGLSVGVLDVSMLGHLAYLLVLAVVGLYGTSRRLHRLLLR, from the coding sequence GTGACACTCCTGGAGTCGAGACCCCGCCGAGGACTGCTGCCGCGGGTGTTGCCGCCCGGACTGTACTCCGGCCACGCGAAGGCGATCATCGAGCGTTCCGCGCTGTCCTACTCGCGCGGCTGGCTGGTGTTCGTTTCCGGTCTCGTCGAGCCGCTGTTCTACTTGCTGGCGTTCCAGATCGGCTTCGGCAGGCTCGTCTCGGCGGTCACCGGGCCGGGTGGGCAACCGATGAGCTACGTCGCTTTCGTCGCGCCCGCACTGCTCGCTGCCTCCGCGATGAACGGCGCGGTGTTCGACTCCACGTTCGGGGTGTTCTTCAAGTTCCGGTACGACAGGACCTACGACGCGATGCTGGCGACACCCATCGGCCCGTTCGACATCGCGCTCGGCGAGATCGGCTGGGCAGTGTTGCGGGGCGGCCTCTACGCGCTGGCGTTCTTCGGCGTGATGACCGGGATGGGTCTGGTGGTCTCGCCATGGGCGCTGCTGCTGGTGCCGGTGGCGCTGCTGGTGTCCTTCGCGTTCGCCTCGGTGGGTATGGCTTGCGCCACGTTCCTGCGATCGCCGTCGCAGTTCGACTTCATCCAGCTCGCCGTGGTGCCGATGTTCCTGTTCTCAACGACCTTCTACCCACTGACCGTCTACCCCGAGGCGCTGCGCGTAGTCGTGCAGTGCCTCCCGCTGTATCACGGCGTCGAGCTGACCAGGGGGCTTTCGGTCGGTGTGCTCGACGTCTCGATGCTCGGGCACCTGGCGTACCTGCTCGTCCTGGCGGTCGTTGGGCTCTACGGGACGTCGCGCAGGCTGCACCGCCTGCTGCTGCGCTGA
- a CDS encoding dihydrodipicolinate synthase family protein has protein sequence MTQELTAPALHGVIPPLVTPLDERGEVDRRSLERVVSDQLDAGVHGVFVGGSTGEIALLDTARRTAAIEVVTATVAGAIPVLAGAVDTGTLRVVEHARQAVRLGADAVVVTTPFYIRPHRDEIVEHFRRVHAAVDAPVIGYDIVSATGSRLTADIVAELADSGLIAGLKDSSGDLASFREILRRTELPAFTGSELLADTAVRLGGAGIVPGLGNVDPHGYVRLYRAVRENDVEAASAEQDRLARLFTITSVADQSRIGLTASVLGAYKAAMALRGLIDHPGTCPPLLPLNEAETRMIADILSDTGLLGS, from the coding sequence GTGACCCAAGAGTTGACGGCGCCCGCACTACACGGTGTCATACCGCCGCTGGTGACCCCGCTCGACGAACGAGGCGAGGTTGACCGGCGTTCGCTGGAACGTGTGGTGTCGGACCAACTGGACGCCGGGGTGCACGGCGTGTTCGTCGGCGGGTCGACCGGCGAGATCGCGCTGCTGGACACCGCACGGCGCACGGCTGCCATCGAGGTGGTGACCGCCACGGTGGCCGGGGCGATACCGGTGCTGGCGGGAGCCGTGGACACCGGGACGTTGCGGGTGGTGGAGCACGCGCGGCAGGCCGTGCGGCTCGGTGCCGACGCCGTGGTGGTGACAACCCCGTTCTACATCCGGCCGCACCGCGACGAGATTGTCGAGCACTTCCGGCGGGTGCACGCGGCCGTGGACGCGCCGGTCATCGGCTACGACATCGTCAGCGCGACCGGTTCGCGGCTGACGGCCGACATCGTCGCCGAGTTGGCGGATTCTGGTCTGATCGCGGGTCTGAAGGACTCCAGTGGGGACCTCGCGAGCTTCCGCGAGATCCTGCGCCGTACGGAGCTGCCCGCGTTCACCGGTTCGGAGTTGCTCGCCGACACGGCGGTTCGGCTCGGCGGCGCCGGAATCGTGCCGGGACTGGGCAATGTGGACCCGCACGGCTATGTGCGCCTGTACCGCGCCGTGCGGGAGAACGACGTCGAGGCCGCCTCAGCCGAGCAGGACAGGTTGGCCCGGCTGTTCACCATTACCTCGGTGGCCGATCAGAGCCGGATCGGGCTCACCGCGTCGGTACTCGGGGCGTACAAGGCGGCGATGGCGCTGCGTGGCCTGATCGATCACCCTGGCACCTGCCCGCCGTTGCTGCCGCTGAACGAGGCCGAGACGCGGATGATCGCGGACATCCTTTCCGATACCGGCCTGCTGGGGTCGTGA
- the folC gene encoding bifunctional tetrahydrofolate synthase/dihydrofolate synthase, which produces MPSDDQEFPPELSAGDNFIAGPLPDDESELEPVDEAAIQRRARQELLAVENELDKRWPETKIAPSLTRIRALANLLGDPQVTYPVVHVAGTNGKSSTARMIEALLTRLGLRVGRYTSPHLQLVTERISIDGAPISAETYVNTYRDVEPFVSMVDKAGGPDEPPMSKFEVLTGMAFAAFADAPVEVAVLETGMGGSWDATNIADGQVAVLTPIDFDHAEYLGSELTSIAGEKAGIIKPGAVAVLAEQHPDAERVLLERAVEVDAVVARAGSEFGVLSRDVAVGGQLLRLQGLGGVYDEVFLPLHGAHQAANAALALAAVEAFFGAGKDRQLVVEAVREAFAEVRTPGRLERVRAAPAVLLDAAHNPHSAAALAATIDAEFAFRRLAAVIGVLRDKDALGILEALEPVVSEVVVTASSSPRAMPVAELAELAVSVFGEERVTVEPVLDAAIESAVALVEQTDDPEEPLAGGGVLITGSVVTVGEARTLFGKEPE; this is translated from the coding sequence GTGCCGTCCGACGACCAGGAGTTTCCCCCGGAACTGTCGGCAGGGGACAACTTCATCGCTGGCCCGTTGCCGGACGACGAGTCGGAGCTGGAACCGGTCGACGAGGCCGCGATCCAACGGCGGGCACGCCAGGAGTTGCTGGCCGTCGAGAACGAACTCGACAAGCGCTGGCCGGAGACCAAGATCGCGCCGTCGCTGACGCGCATCAGGGCACTGGCCAACCTGCTCGGTGATCCGCAGGTGACATATCCCGTCGTGCATGTCGCAGGCACCAACGGCAAGAGTTCGACGGCTCGGATGATCGAGGCTCTGCTGACGAGGTTGGGCCTTCGGGTCGGCCGCTACACCAGCCCTCACCTGCAGCTGGTCACCGAGCGCATCAGCATCGACGGGGCACCGATCTCGGCGGAGACCTACGTCAACACCTACCGCGACGTCGAGCCTTTCGTGTCGATGGTCGACAAGGCGGGTGGCCCGGACGAGCCGCCGATGAGCAAGTTCGAGGTGCTCACCGGCATGGCGTTCGCCGCCTTCGCCGACGCCCCGGTGGAAGTCGCCGTGCTGGAGACCGGAATGGGTGGCTCCTGGGACGCCACCAACATCGCCGACGGGCAGGTCGCCGTCCTCACCCCGATCGACTTCGACCATGCCGAGTACCTCGGCAGCGAACTGACGTCGATAGCTGGTGAGAAGGCCGGGATCATCAAGCCCGGTGCCGTCGCGGTGCTCGCCGAACAACACCCCGACGCCGAACGCGTACTGCTGGAACGCGCTGTGGAAGTCGACGCGGTCGTCGCCAGGGCGGGCAGCGAGTTCGGCGTGCTGTCCAGGGACGTGGCCGTCGGCGGTCAGCTGTTGCGGCTGCAGGGCCTCGGAGGCGTCTACGACGAGGTCTTCCTGCCGTTGCACGGTGCGCACCAGGCCGCCAACGCCGCACTCGCGCTGGCCGCAGTGGAGGCGTTCTTCGGAGCGGGCAAGGACCGGCAACTGGTGGTGGAAGCGGTGCGCGAGGCCTTCGCCGAGGTGCGCACACCGGGCAGGCTGGAACGCGTCCGCGCCGCTCCCGCGGTGTTGTTGGATGCCGCCCACAATCCGCACTCCGCAGCGGCGCTGGCCGCCACCATCGACGCCGAGTTCGCCTTCCGCAGGCTGGCGGCGGTGATCGGCGTGCTGCGCGACAAGGACGCGCTCGGCATCCTGGAGGCACTCGAGCCGGTGGTGTCGGAGGTGGTGGTGACCGCGAGTTCCTCGCCACGCGCCATGCCTGTCGCCGAACTCGCCGAGTTGGCCGTTTCCGTCTTCGGCGAGGAGCGAGTGACCGTGGAGCCCGTACTGGACGCCGCGATCGAGTCCGCGGTCGCGCTGGTGGAACAGACCGACGACCCGGAGGAGCCGCTGGCCGGTGGTGGCGTGCTCATCACGGGGTCCGTGGTGACCGTCGGTGAGGCACGCACGCTGTTCGGCAAGGAGCCGGAATGA
- a CDS encoding ABC transporter ATP-binding protein has product MVEAKALVKRFGDFEAVRGIDVHVRQGEAFGFLGPNGAGKSSTMRMIACVSPRSEGELRVLGMDPDRDGPRIRARIGVVPQQDNLDSELTVRQNLQVYGRYFGLSRAHVRAKARELMEFAQLTDRADDEVEPLSGGMKRRLTIARSLVNDPELLLLDEPTTGLDPQARHLLWDRLFRLKSTGVTLIITTHYMDEAEQLCDRLVVMDDGHIVAEGSPSGLIERYSTREVLEMRFLPGEQETAAGQVDDLGQRVEVLPDRVLVYTDEGETALERSHARGLRPVSSLVRRSTLEDVFLRLTGRSLAE; this is encoded by the coding sequence ATGGTGGAAGCCAAGGCGCTGGTGAAGCGCTTCGGCGACTTCGAAGCCGTGCGCGGCATCGATGTGCACGTCAGGCAGGGGGAGGCGTTCGGTTTTCTGGGCCCCAACGGGGCGGGAAAGTCCTCGACCATGCGCATGATCGCGTGTGTGTCGCCGCGCTCGGAGGGTGAGTTGCGGGTGCTGGGTATGGACCCCGACCGCGACGGCCCGCGTATCCGTGCCCGCATCGGGGTGGTGCCGCAGCAGGACAATCTGGACTCCGAGCTGACGGTGCGGCAGAACCTGCAGGTCTACGGCCGCTACTTCGGGCTTTCGCGGGCGCACGTGCGGGCCAAGGCGCGGGAGCTGATGGAGTTCGCCCAACTCACCGACCGAGCCGATGACGAGGTGGAGCCCCTCTCCGGTGGGATGAAGCGGCGGCTCACCATCGCGCGCTCACTGGTGAACGATCCCGAGCTGCTGCTGCTCGACGAGCCGACGACCGGACTCGACCCGCAGGCCCGACACCTGCTGTGGGACCGGCTGTTCCGGCTGAAGTCCACCGGCGTGACGCTGATCATCACGACGCATTACATGGACGAGGCTGAGCAGCTTTGCGACCGCCTGGTCGTCATGGACGACGGGCACATCGTGGCCGAGGGCTCGCCGTCGGGCCTCATCGAGCGCTACTCGACCCGCGAGGTGCTGGAGATGCGCTTCCTTCCCGGCGAGCAGGAGACGGCCGCGGGGCAGGTCGACGACCTCGGACAGCGCGTCGAAGTGCTCCCGGACCGGGTGCTCGTCTACACCGACGAGGGCGAGACCGCGCTGGAGCGGTCCCACGCCAGGGGGCTGCGACCGGTGTCCAGCCTGGTACGCCGCAGCACGCTGGAGGACGTGTTCCTGCGGCTGACCGGACGGAGCCTGGCGGAATGA
- a CDS encoding ABC transporter permease, translating to MTVASTTAAGRVVGSWRAAWLRVEGHWVWYRRYWTANLYSSGLQPLLFLLAMGVGFGSQVRPGAATGGFSYLHFVAPALLVAGAVQNAVGESSFPVLSGFKWQRDYYAVTATPVSPGQLLGGQLIWVGLRLFLAGSVYVLVAWAFGAWLNAGVLLVLLVGVGTGLACAAVVMAVAATTYDEGTRFTSIFRFVVMPMMLFSGTFFPISQIPEALRWLAWISPLWHGNELARGVTLEGLQVLPTLGHVAYLVALFAVGGLLARRYFYRRLAS from the coding sequence ATGACGGTGGCGAGCACGACCGCGGCCGGGCGGGTTGTCGGCTCGTGGCGGGCGGCGTGGCTGCGGGTGGAGGGCCACTGGGTCTGGTACCGGCGCTACTGGACCGCGAACCTGTACTCCTCCGGGCTGCAACCGCTGCTGTTCCTGCTGGCCATGGGTGTCGGTTTCGGCTCCCAGGTGCGGCCGGGTGCCGCCACCGGAGGGTTCTCCTACCTCCACTTCGTCGCACCGGCGCTGTTGGTGGCGGGCGCGGTTCAGAACGCGGTCGGGGAGTCCAGCTTTCCGGTGCTGTCCGGCTTCAAGTGGCAGCGGGACTACTACGCCGTCACCGCCACTCCGGTCAGCCCGGGCCAGCTGCTCGGCGGGCAGTTGATCTGGGTGGGACTTCGACTGTTCCTCGCCGGCAGCGTGTACGTGCTGGTGGCATGGGCGTTCGGCGCCTGGCTCAACGCGGGCGTGCTGCTGGTGCTGCTGGTCGGGGTGGGCACCGGTCTGGCGTGTGCCGCGGTGGTGATGGCCGTCGCGGCCACCACCTACGACGAGGGCACCCGGTTCACGTCCATCTTCCGGTTCGTTGTCATGCCGATGATGCTGTTCTCCGGGACGTTCTTCCCAATCAGCCAGATCCCGGAGGCGTTGCGCTGGCTGGCCTGGATCTCGCCGCTGTGGCACGGCAACGAGCTCGCCCGCGGTGTCACGCTCGAAGGCCTTCAGGTGCTGCCCACGCTCGGCCATGTCGCCTATCTGGTGGCGTTGTTCGCCGTCGGTGGGCTGCTCGCGCGGCGCTACTTCTACCGAAGGTTGGCGAGCTAG